A genomic segment from Glycine max cultivar Williams 82 chromosome 1, Glycine_max_v4.0, whole genome shotgun sequence encodes:
- the LOC100800708 gene encoding uncharacterized protein: protein MTNKFHVRSNSFPAVSHPSTIRMEEELSNVKTWEATSTSTSTSKSIGIGLSLLQDLHTCLEGLLNMGSTQKLISNHQGEKCMEELLDGSVRILDICGITRDTMLQIKENVQSLHSALRRRKGDSSIEKIIAQYNFFSKKMKKIAKKLITSLKQMESKFGVSPLLNQDQQLVALVRVIREVIVMNMSIFQSLLSFLAVPASKSKATKWLLVAKLMHKGVTACDENQVNSNELLCVEASLSTLVSEGTNVAKMQGAHERLEALENAIESIENGLEIVFRRMVKTRASLLNIMTH, encoded by the coding sequence ATGACAAACAAGTTCCATGTTCGCTCAAATAGTTTTCCTGCTGTATCTCATCCTAGCACCATTAGAATGGAGGAAGAGCTGAGCAATGTCAAAACTTGGGAAGCCACTTCCACATCCACCTCCACATCAAAGTCCATTGGCATTGGCTTATCCTTGCTTCAAGATCTGCATACTTGCTTGGAAGGTCTTCTCAACATGGGATCAACCCAAAAGCTGATTTCCAACCATCAAGGTGAGAAATGCATGGAAGAGCTTCTTGATGGATCAGTGAGAATTTTGGATATCTGTGGCATCACAAGGGACACCATGTTACAAATTAAGGAAAATGTCCAATCCCTTCATTCTGCTCTTAGAAGGAGAAAGGGGGATTCAAGCATAGAAAAAATTATAGCCCAATACAATTTCTTctcaaagaagatgaagaagattgCCAAGAAGTTGATCACATCTTTGAAGCAGATGGAGAGCAAATTTGGAGTATCCCCACTCTTAAATCAAGACCAACAACTTGTTGCTTTGGTTAGAGTGATTAGGGAAGTCATTGTAATGAACATGTCTATCTTCCAATCATTATTATCTTTCTTGGCCGTGCCTGCTTCAAAGTCAAAGGCAACCAAATGGTTATTGGTAGCAAAATTAATGCACAAGGGAGTGACAGCATGTGATGAGAACCAAGTGAATTCCAATGAGTTGCTGTGTGTGGAAGCATCTTTAAGCACACTTGTAAGTGAAGGTACTAATGTTGCAAAGATGCAGGGTGCACATGAAAGATTGGAAGCTTTGGAGAATGCCATTGAAAGCATAGAAAATGGTTTGGAGATCGTATTTAGGCGCATGGTTAAAACAAGAGCCTCCCTTTTGAACATCATGACTCATTAG